From one Thermomicrobiales bacterium genomic stretch:
- a CDS encoding RNHCP domain-containing protein, which translates to MRYDKWQLDNEDELEDETTHRRRGGQRAKPRSGHRASEEEPESDGGWESEHERRERERRRATVSEPFKCRNCRAFIGEPPSGGRQRNHCPMCLYSLHVDLKTPGDRASECGSLMAPIGVFYRPNLEQMVVHRCLGCGAVRYNRVAADDNPVLLAELPVIDPQTIEDRDATI; encoded by the coding sequence GTGCGATACGACAAGTGGCAGCTCGATAACGAGGACGAGCTGGAGGATGAAACGACACACCGCCGCAGGGGCGGGCAACGCGCGAAGCCGCGTAGCGGCCATCGAGCGTCGGAGGAAGAGCCAGAGAGCGACGGCGGCTGGGAGAGCGAGCACGAGCGTCGCGAGCGGGAGCGCCGGCGGGCGACAGTCAGCGAGCCATTCAAGTGCCGCAACTGCCGAGCGTTCATCGGTGAGCCGCCGTCCGGAGGCCGACAGCGCAATCACTGCCCGATGTGCCTCTATTCGCTCCATGTCGACCTCAAGACACCCGGCGATCGCGCCAGCGAATGCGGATCGCTCATGGCGCCGATCGGTGTCTTCTATCGTCCGAATCTGGAGCAGATGGTCGTCCACCGCTGCCTCGGCTGCGGCGCAGTGCGCTACAACCGCGTTGCCGCCGACGACAACCCGGTGTTGCTCGCCGAGTTACCGGTGATCGATCCGCAAACGATCGAGGATCGCGACGCGACAATCTGA
- a CDS encoding beta-galactosidase, which produces MTDSRREDGFALGVCYYPEQWPREQWAEDARRMRELGLRYVRVAEFAWALIEPRQQEWDWGWLDEAIDTLSEAGLLVVMSTPTAAPPAWLVQQHPEILPAGSDGRIRGFGARRHYDTASRVFREHSRRITRAVARRYGQHPSVVGWQLDNEMADHDTGLSYSDASLAGFRRWLSERYETLPILNEAWGTVFWSQGYTDWEQIQLPNVGVDEPNPSLALDFQRYRSDTIVEFLAEQAAIVRELSPGRWITHNVMRLTPDFDHYRASECLDFVSWDSYPTGAVAYSDFDLAGRLRFARTGHPDLTGFNHDLYRGLKDGRSFWVMEQQAGQINWAPSNPLPPAGAVALWTAHAWAHGASVVSYFRWRAGLFGQEQMHSGLLRHDGTLDRGGAEVAEMSLPGLPVSEHRAPVVLLHDYESLWAFDRQRHTAGASYWGQMLLFYRALRSLGVDVDIRHVDADLAGYQLIVVPALVLCDTGRAQRLARWAGDARLVFGPRAGSRDESGRAWPDGQPGQLAGLLGCRVLNIDGLPPGMAVHVAGHETTIWAESYRLAGGEAVARYDDGPLTGDAAVVRNGPVATIGAWSATLIRSLLRDELAGLGIATRDLPDGVRITRRAGRTMLTNFTEAPVALDDGTPLAPVSYRID; this is translated from the coding sequence ATGACGGATTCGCGCCGCGAAGACGGGTTCGCGTTGGGGGTGTGCTACTACCCCGAACAATGGCCGCGAGAACAGTGGGCTGAGGACGCGCGTCGGATGCGCGAGCTCGGGCTGCGCTATGTCCGCGTCGCCGAGTTTGCCTGGGCGCTGATCGAGCCTCGCCAGCAGGAGTGGGACTGGGGCTGGCTCGATGAGGCGATCGACACGCTGTCGGAGGCCGGCCTGCTGGTCGTGATGTCGACGCCGACTGCGGCTCCGCCGGCGTGGCTGGTCCAGCAACACCCCGAGATCCTGCCGGCCGGCTCGGACGGGCGTATTCGTGGGTTCGGCGCGCGACGACATTACGACACCGCCAGCCGGGTTTTCCGCGAGCATAGCCGTCGGATCACTCGCGCGGTCGCCCGGCGGTACGGGCAACACCCGTCGGTCGTCGGCTGGCAGCTCGACAACGAGATGGCTGACCACGACACTGGCCTGAGCTATTCGGACGCGAGCCTGGCCGGCTTCCGACGCTGGCTCAGCGAACGCTACGAGACGTTGCCGATCCTCAACGAAGCCTGGGGGACCGTATTCTGGAGTCAGGGCTACACCGACTGGGAGCAGATCCAGCTGCCCAATGTCGGTGTGGACGAGCCGAATCCGTCGCTGGCGCTCGACTTCCAGCGCTACCGCAGTGACACGATCGTCGAGTTCCTGGCCGAGCAGGCAGCGATCGTTCGGGAACTTTCGCCGGGTCGATGGATTACGCACAACGTGATGCGGCTGACCCCTGATTTCGATCATTACCGGGCGTCGGAGTGCCTCGATTTCGTCTCGTGGGATTCATACCCGACCGGCGCGGTGGCGTACTCCGACTTCGATCTCGCCGGCAGGCTGCGCTTTGCTCGAACTGGCCACCCGGATCTGACCGGCTTCAACCACGATCTGTATCGCGGGCTGAAGGACGGACGGTCGTTCTGGGTGATGGAGCAGCAGGCAGGGCAGATCAACTGGGCGCCGTCGAACCCGCTGCCGCCGGCCGGCGCGGTCGCGCTCTGGACCGCGCACGCCTGGGCGCACGGCGCGAGCGTCGTCTCCTATTTCCGCTGGCGTGCCGGCCTGTTCGGGCAGGAGCAGATGCACTCCGGGCTGCTGCGCCATGACGGTACGCTCGATCGCGGTGGCGCGGAAGTCGCGGAGATGAGCCTTCCCGGCCTTCCCGTTTCCGAGCATCGCGCCCCGGTCGTCCTGCTCCACGACTACGAGAGCCTCTGGGCCTTCGATCGCCAGCGCCATACCGCCGGGGCGAGCTACTGGGGGCAGATGCTGCTGTTCTATCGCGCGTTGCGCTCGCTGGGTGTCGATGTCGACATTCGTCACGTCGATGCCGACCTTGCTGGCTACCAGCTGATCGTCGTCCCGGCGCTCGTCCTCTGCGACACCGGTCGCGCCCAGCGGCTGGCGCGCTGGGCCGGCGACGCCCGGCTTGTCTTCGGCCCACGGGCAGGTTCGCGTGATGAATCCGGCCGTGCGTGGCCTGACGGACAACCGGGCCAACTGGCAGGGCTGCTCGGCTGCCGGGTGCTGAACATCGACGGCCTGCCGCCCGGCATGGCGGTCCACGTTGCCGGCCACGAGACAACGATCTGGGCCGAGAGCTACCGGTTGGCTGGCGGCGAGGCGGTCGCGCGATACGACGACGGCCCACTGACCGGGGATGCGGCGGTCGTTCGCAACGGACCGGTGGCGACTATCGGCGCGTGGTCGGCGACGTTGATCCGGTCGCTGCTGCGCGATGAGTTGGCTGGGCTCGGCATCGCGACGCGCGACCTGCCCGACGGAGTCCGCATCACCCGGCGTGCCGGCCGGACGATGTTGACCAACTTCACCGAAGCCCCGGTCGCTCTCGACGATGGCACGCCGCTCGCGCCGGTCTCTTACCGGATCGACTGA
- a CDS encoding SIS domain-containing protein: MGNTWFEREIREQPDVLAGLLAGGREPIEEVAERIRAYHPRSVVIAARGTSGNAGRYAQYVFGAHNRLSVALATPSLYTVYQQPPDLSGSLVIGISQSGQSTDIVSVVGEARRQGAFTLAVTNDADSPMANAAEFCFPLRAGVERAVAATKTYTNELLAVAMLSAALASDEEEWDALAGVPEALAATIDANDRLAQQTARYTYVRHFVVIGRGYNYATACEVALKLKETSYVVAEPFSSADFQHGPIAVIEAGFPVILVAPSGEAFPDVAQLIARLNDLGAEIITITDQADVVSESGIVLPLAPAVPEWLSPIVAVAPGQLLALAQTELRGFNPDQPRGLTKVTFTR; the protein is encoded by the coding sequence ATGGGGAATACCTGGTTCGAACGCGAGATCCGGGAACAGCCGGATGTTCTGGCCGGCCTGCTGGCTGGTGGCCGCGAGCCAATCGAAGAGGTGGCCGAGCGAATACGCGCTTACCACCCACGGTCGGTCGTCATCGCCGCGCGCGGAACCTCGGGGAATGCTGGTCGTTATGCGCAGTATGTCTTCGGCGCGCATAACCGACTGTCCGTCGCGCTGGCGACGCCGTCACTCTACACCGTCTACCAACAGCCGCCCGACCTCTCCGGCTCGCTGGTTATCGGGATCAGCCAGTCGGGCCAGTCGACCGATATTGTCAGCGTCGTGGGTGAGGCGCGACGGCAGGGCGCGTTTACCCTGGCCGTGACCAACGACGCGGATTCACCGATGGCCAACGCGGCCGAGTTCTGCTTTCCGCTGCGCGCCGGCGTCGAGCGCGCCGTTGCGGCGACGAAGACCTACACGAATGAGCTGCTGGCAGTGGCGATGCTGAGCGCCGCGCTTGCCAGTGATGAAGAGGAATGGGATGCGCTGGCTGGAGTTCCGGAAGCGCTCGCCGCGACTATCGACGCGAATGACCGGTTGGCCCAGCAGACGGCGCGCTACACCTACGTCCGTCACTTCGTGGTAATCGGCCGCGGCTACAACTACGCCACCGCTTGCGAAGTGGCGCTCAAGCTGAAAGAGACGAGCTATGTTGTTGCCGAGCCGTTTTCTTCGGCCGACTTTCAGCATGGCCCGATTGCCGTGATCGAGGCAGGATTCCCGGTCATTCTGGTCGCGCCGTCCGGGGAGGCGTTCCCCGATGTGGCGCAGCTTATCGCGCGGCTGAACGATCTTGGCGCGGAGATCATCACGATAACCGACCAGGCAGATGTGGTGTCCGAGTCGGGCATTGTCCTGCCGCTCGCGCCGGCTGTGCCGGAGTGGCTTTCGCCGATCGTTGCGGTTGCGCCGGGCCAGCTGCTGGCGTTGGCACAGACAGAGTTGCGCGGCTTCAACCCCGACCAGCCCCGCGGCCTGACGAAGGTGACGTTCACGCGGTGA
- a CDS encoding VOC family protein, translated as MDQRISLITLGVDDLARARRFYEEGLGWTPHRKSEGDIVFYQLPGIALALYPRAALLDDATLPSDTPRGPVLSIAINARSKEEVDAIFAEVAAADARIVKPPEDVFWGGYSGYFSDPDGHLWEVAWNPGFAIAKDGTISLDSPE; from the coding sequence ATGGACCAACGAATCAGCCTCATCACCCTCGGCGTCGACGACCTTGCCCGCGCTCGCCGGTTCTACGAAGAAGGACTCGGCTGGACGCCGCACCGTAAGTCCGAAGGCGACATCGTGTTCTATCAGCTGCCGGGTATCGCGCTCGCGCTCTACCCCCGAGCCGCGCTGCTGGACGACGCGACGCTCCCGTCCGACACACCGCGCGGCCCGGTTCTGTCCATTGCCATCAACGCTCGATCGAAAGAAGAGGTCGACGCGATCTTCGCCGAGGTTGCCGCTGCCGACGCCCGGATCGTCAAGCCGCCAGAAGATGTCTTCTGGGGCGGCTACTCCGGTTACTTCAGCGACCCCGACGGCCACCTCTGGGAGGTCGCCTGGAATCCCGGCTTCGCAATCGCCAAGGATGGGACGATTAGCCTGGATAGTCCCGAATGA
- a CDS encoding CoA transferase, whose product MENTGPLAGIRVVDLTRVMSGPYCSMMLADMGADVVKIEAPGKGDDTRVWGPPWVDGPDGARESAYYLSVNRNKRSIVLDLKSDLGKEALWRLIDRADVLVENFSPGTIARLGFGAETVLARRPEMIFCSISGFGQTGPSSARTAYDLIVQGMSGMMSVTGPPGQPTKFGVPIADIASGMFASYAIASALYHRSQTGKGQIIDTSMLGGQIALLSYQAAIYFATRETPPSTWNAHPIVAPYETFPTSDGFVNIAVGNDGLWKRFTDAMGMADTAADPRFVDNAGRITNLPALREIITARFASQTTDEIVATLDAAAVPSGPIYTVPEVFADPQVQHAGMERRIDHPTLGEISVTGFPYRLSESDASLRTPPPLHGQHTAEVLRELGFSDAEIASDE is encoded by the coding sequence GTGGAGAATACGGGTCCGTTGGCGGGGATACGGGTTGTCGACCTGACGCGGGTGATGTCGGGGCCGTACTGCTCGATGATGCTGGCCGACATGGGCGCCGACGTTGTCAAGATCGAAGCGCCGGGCAAGGGCGACGACACTCGCGTCTGGGGGCCGCCCTGGGTGGACGGGCCAGACGGCGCGCGTGAGTCCGCCTACTATCTCTCGGTCAATCGCAACAAGCGCTCGATCGTGCTCGATCTGAAAAGCGACCTCGGTAAGGAGGCGCTCTGGCGACTGATCGACCGCGCCGATGTGCTCGTCGAGAACTTCTCGCCCGGCACGATCGCCCGGCTCGGCTTCGGGGCCGAGACAGTTCTCGCGCGCCGGCCGGAGATGATCTTCTGCTCGATCTCGGGCTTCGGACAGACCGGCCCATCCAGCGCGCGGACGGCCTACGACCTCATCGTCCAGGGCATGAGCGGCATGATGAGCGTCACCGGCCCGCCGGGGCAGCCGACCAAGTTCGGTGTGCCGATCGCCGACATCGCCAGCGGCATGTTCGCCAGCTATGCGATCGCCTCGGCCCTCTATCACCGTAGCCAGACCGGCAAGGGCCAGATCATCGACACCTCGATGCTCGGAGGTCAGATTGCTCTGCTCTCCTACCAGGCTGCCATCTACTTCGCGACCAGGGAGACACCGCCGAGCACCTGGAACGCGCACCCGATCGTCGCGCCCTACGAGACGTTCCCGACTAGCGACGGCTTCGTCAACATCGCCGTCGGCAACGACGGGCTCTGGAAGCGCTTTACCGACGCGATGGGCATGGCCGACACAGCCGCCGACCCGCGCTTTGTCGACAACGCCGGCCGGATCACCAACCTGCCCGCGCTTCGCGAGATCATCACGGCGCGCTTCGCCTCGCAAACGACCGACGAGATCGTCGCCACGCTCGACGCAGCCGCAGTGCCGTCTGGCCCGATCTACACCGTGCCGGAGGTCTTCGCCGACCCGCAGGTCCAGCACGCCGGGATGGAACGCCGGATCGACCACCCGACGCTCGGCGAGATCTCGGTTACTGGCTTTCCCTATCGCCTCTCCGAATCCGATGCGAGCCTGCGCACCCCGCCGCCCCTCCACGGCCAGCACACCGCCGAGGTTCTGCGCGAGCTGGGGTTCAGCGACGCGGAGATTGCTAGCGACGAATAG